The following are encoded together in the Thermomonas brevis genome:
- the rdgB gene encoding RdgB/HAM1 family non-canonical purine NTP pyrophosphatase: MKLVLASSNTGKLAELRELLGSDFGLHAQSEFGVADAEETGLSFIENAILKARHAARATGLPALGDDSGLCVDALHGAPGLYSARYAGRHGDSEANIDKLLHELDSVPDDARDARFVCVLALVRHADDPMPLVAEGTWEGRILRERRGGNGFGYDPVFFSPAHGCGAAELPADVKNRDSHRGVALAKLRDGLRQP; the protein is encoded by the coding sequence ATGAAGCTGGTACTCGCCTCGTCCAACACCGGCAAGCTGGCCGAACTGCGCGAGCTGCTGGGCAGCGATTTCGGGCTGCACGCGCAGTCCGAATTCGGCGTGGCCGACGCCGAGGAAACCGGACTCTCGTTCATCGAGAACGCCATCCTCAAGGCCCGCCACGCCGCGCGCGCCACCGGCCTGCCCGCCCTGGGCGACGATTCCGGCCTGTGCGTCGATGCGCTGCACGGCGCACCCGGGCTGTATTCGGCGCGCTACGCCGGCAGGCATGGCGACAGCGAGGCAAACATCGACAAGCTTCTGCACGAGCTCGACAGCGTGCCCGACGACGCACGCGACGCACGCTTCGTCTGCGTGCTGGCGCTGGTGCGGCACGCCGACGATCCGATGCCGCTGGTCGCCGAAGGCACGTGGGAAGGCCGCATCCTGCGCGAGCGCCGCGGCGGCAACGGCTTCGGCTACGATCCGGTGTTCTTCTCGCCCGCGCACGGCTGCGGCGCGGCGGAGCTGCCGGCCGACGTGAAGAACCGCGACAGCCATCGCGGCGTCGCGCTGGCGAAGCTGCGGGACGGATTGCGGCAACCCTGA
- a CDS encoding AraC family transcriptional regulator — protein MPHRHSGLDARLPGSNHFHGNIIAALLARAVELDVCSAPWFDGLRIGPADFDAPDPPCLSYREVCGILRRALASLPGEGHGLELGGRQSLSNFGVLGLAMLAAPTFREALHTGIRYAPISGAMLDLALADDPAGIAVTMRMYRPDPQLEVYLCEELVSSCLNLCRSVLGEAFRPERVELAYPPPPYAERYAPLLRAEVRFGCADSRIVVARRWLDLPMPAANPNTARQLAELCRAQMPPGQPAGGICAMVEQRLALQPAKAPRLAELAAELHMTERTLRRQLQAEGASYRALLDRVRERAARRLLRERALPLAQVAAAVGFSDPRDFRRAFKRWTGRLPGALRRGEATDDDQPSTITASTSNAAPLGSADTSMVERAG, from the coding sequence ATGCCCCATCGTCATTCCGGCCTCGACGCCCGGCTACCGGGCAGCAATCACTTCCACGGCAACATCATCGCCGCGCTGCTCGCCCGCGCGGTCGAGCTGGACGTGTGCAGCGCGCCGTGGTTCGACGGCCTGCGGATCGGCCCGGCCGACTTCGACGCGCCGGACCCGCCCTGCCTGTCCTATCGCGAGGTCTGCGGCATCCTGCGCCGCGCGCTGGCCTCGCTGCCCGGCGAGGGCCACGGGCTGGAGCTGGGCGGCCGGCAGTCGCTGTCGAACTTCGGCGTGCTGGGCCTGGCGATGCTGGCCGCGCCCACCTTCCGCGAGGCGCTGCACACCGGCATCCGCTACGCGCCGATCTCCGGGGCGATGCTCGACCTGGCCCTGGCCGACGACCCGGCCGGCATCGCGGTGACGATGCGGATGTACCGGCCCGACCCGCAGCTGGAGGTGTATCTCTGCGAGGAGCTGGTCTCCAGTTGCCTGAACCTGTGCCGCTCGGTGCTCGGCGAAGCGTTCCGCCCCGAACGAGTCGAACTGGCCTATCCGCCCCCGCCCTACGCGGAGCGCTACGCCCCGCTGCTGCGCGCCGAGGTCCGCTTCGGCTGCGCCGACAGCCGCATCGTGGTCGCCCGCCGCTGGCTGGACCTGCCGATGCCGGCCGCCAATCCCAACACCGCGCGCCAGCTGGCCGAACTGTGCCGCGCGCAGATGCCGCCCGGCCAGCCGGCCGGCGGCATCTGCGCGATGGTCGAACAGCGGCTGGCGCTGCAACCGGCCAAGGCGCCGCGGCTGGCCGAACTGGCCGCCGAACTGCACATGACCGAGCGCACCCTGCGCCGGCAGTTGCAGGCGGAAGGCGCCAGCTACCGCGCGCTGCTGGACCGCGTGCGCGAACGCGCCGCGCGCCGGCTGCTGCGCGAGCGCGCGCTGCCGCTCGCCCAGGTGGCGGCGGCGGTGGGCTTTTCCGACCCGCGCGACTTCCGCCGCGCGTTCAAGCGCTGGACCGGCCGCCTGCCGGGCGCGCTGCGCCGCGGCGAGGCGACCGACGACGATCAGCCCAGCACCATCACCGCATCGACCTCGAACGCCGCGCCCTTGGGCAGCGCCGACACCTCGATGGTGGAACGCGCCGGATAG
- the gmk gene encoding guanylate kinase, producing MRGTLYIVAAPSGAGKSSIVNAVLARDTNIRLSISFTSRGPRPGERHAEHYNFVTAEEFKGMIRAGDFFEYAEVHGDWKGTARQSVEPLLAAGHDVLLEIDWQGARQVRAKVPDAVSVFILPPSRAALEERMRKRGQDSEEVIQRRLAAAREEMSHYGEFDYVIVNEVFDVAVAEMCSIFTASRLRKDAQVARHARLITSLLVDP from the coding sequence ATGCGCGGAACCCTCTACATCGTCGCCGCGCCCTCGGGCGCCGGGAAATCCAGCATCGTCAACGCGGTGCTGGCGCGCGACACCAACATCCGCCTGTCGATCTCGTTCACCTCGCGCGGGCCGCGTCCGGGCGAGCGCCATGCCGAGCACTACAACTTCGTCACCGCCGAGGAGTTCAAGGGCATGATCCGCGCCGGTGATTTCTTCGAGTACGCCGAGGTCCACGGCGACTGGAAGGGCACCGCCCGGCAGTCGGTGGAGCCGCTGCTGGCGGCCGGTCACGACGTGCTGCTGGAGATCGACTGGCAGGGCGCGCGGCAGGTGCGGGCCAAGGTGCCGGATGCCGTCAGCGTGTTCATCCTGCCGCCCTCGCGCGCCGCGCTGGAAGAGCGCATGCGCAAGCGCGGGCAGGACAGCGAGGAGGTCATCCAGCGCCGGCTGGCCGCCGCGCGCGAGGAAATGAGCCATTACGGCGAGTTCGACTACGTGATCGTCAACGAGGTGTTCGACGTCGCCGTGGCCGAGATGTGCAGCATCTTCACCGCCAGCCGGCTGCGCAAGGACGCCCAGGTGGCGCGGCACGCGCGGCTGATCACCTCGCTGCTGGTCGATCCGTAG
- the rpoZ gene encoding DNA-directed RNA polymerase subunit omega, whose product MARITVEDCLQVVDNRFELVMMASKRARQLAGGVEPKLDNSEANDKPTVLALREIAARAIDTDFIDAVEKAERERKEREALEWAAAEVVAADDDMKGDD is encoded by the coding sequence ATGGCCCGTATTACCGTCGAAGACTGCCTGCAGGTGGTCGACAACCGCTTCGAACTCGTGATGATGGCCTCCAAGCGCGCGCGCCAGCTGGCCGGCGGCGTGGAGCCGAAGCTGGACAACAGCGAAGCCAACGACAAGCCCACCGTGCTGGCCCTGCGCGAGATCGCCGCGCGCGCCATCGACACCGACTTCATCGACGCGGTGGAGAAGGCCGAGCGCGAGCGCAAGGAGCGCGAGGCGCTGGAATGGGCCGCCGCCGAAGTGGTGGCCGCCGACGACGACATGAAGGGCGACGACTGA
- the rph gene encoding ribonuclease PH, with protein sequence MSFSRPSGRAADQLRAVSIQRGFTRHAEGSVLVSFGDTRVLCTASVENKVPPFLRGKGEGWVTAEYGMLPRATHTRSDREAARGRQGGRTLEIQRLIGRSLRACVDRALLGERTITLDCDVLQADGGTRTAAITGAFVALADAVQGLIDRRELKLPASGRTPLVGAVSAISVGIYKGVPVLDLDYAEDSACDTDMNVVMNDGGGFIELQGTAEGHAFRRDELDALLALAERGCAELFAAQRAALAS encoded by the coding sequence ATGTCCTTTTCCCGTCCCAGCGGCCGCGCCGCGGACCAGTTGCGCGCCGTCTCCATCCAGCGCGGCTTCACCCGCCACGCCGAAGGTTCGGTATTGGTGAGCTTCGGCGATACCCGCGTGCTGTGCACCGCCAGCGTGGAGAACAAGGTGCCGCCTTTCCTGCGCGGCAAGGGCGAGGGCTGGGTGACCGCCGAATACGGCATGCTGCCGCGCGCCACCCACACCCGCAGCGACCGCGAGGCCGCGCGTGGCAGGCAGGGCGGGCGCACGCTGGAGATCCAGCGCCTGATCGGCCGCAGCCTGCGCGCCTGCGTGGACCGCGCGCTGCTGGGCGAGCGCACCATCACGCTGGACTGCGACGTGCTGCAGGCCGACGGCGGCACCCGCACCGCCGCCATCACCGGCGCCTTTGTTGCGCTGGCGGACGCGGTGCAGGGCTTGATCGACCGGCGCGAACTCAAGCTGCCGGCGAGCGGGCGCACGCCGCTGGTTGGCGCGGTGTCGGCGATTTCGGTGGGCATCTACAAAGGCGTGCCGGTGCTCGACCTCGACTACGCCGAGGACAGCGCCTGCGACACCGACATGAACGTGGTGATGAACGACGGCGGCGGCTTCATCGAACTGCAGGGCACCGCCGAGGGCCACGCCTTCCGCCGCGACGAACTCGACGCGCTGCTGGCGCTGGCGGAACGGGGCTGTGCCGAGCTGTTCGCCGCGCAGCGGGCCGCGCTGGCCTCGTGA
- a CDS encoding DUF1631 family protein, translating into MPASTFPTSQTTTLAEAALPRRARHALERLLVDVRAEMGQQLPQLLQDAELALARTAPGNDPKLEAARFSSMRSLGGGAAAVTRRFMAQIEGSLAHLQAARRKHADPSDMPPVLTLSLLDEEAVSDQSVLENMANRIEARNSLGLQLLGQRFGVLAGAPAFDGESLPLGPYALCNALADAIEALELSRYARMQLFQQFEKAMTAFYPAMVDALNARLAQDGILPHLSFVPVRVRPGSVAPAAARAAKEAEDQQAQGGHGSAGAPGGAPQPGGGGGGGHAGSGHAAGMTGGRGMQAPTGAESSNRGWAPGSPQQPAPAKPANAGFALLQNLLKRRRVLLAKLRPGGNDERVREPLRRDEVLDALQRMRNTATKADTLADYRQILLAQARQMHGHGVTLADADSDSFDLLALFTAQLHRDLRKASPGEALVERLRLPLAQLALRDHRFFTDAAHPARQILSAVSVAGAHWLADDDMDSQWLGLLQRAVSSVQQDSDGAFDTFVEANQTLQSGLQALARKAEMTERRQVEAARGREKLALARQRAHAEIERLLHGRDLPRFHSILMEQAWADVLSLVHLRSGEHSADWQQLLDVTARIIDASTADAPQEADPEFVAQVRGALEQVGYHAEDANAIARQLAHGRSETDDLASRTELLVQLRARARLGEGNAATAPAAEASAAHGPEERAAREQLRALQRPVWIELEDDDQSLRRRLAWVSANSGQALVVNRRGLRVGNDDLEALARKLAAGRMRLLDGDPTPAEAAWDATMNSLQRIAMSEGPLDGEPGYGD; encoded by the coding sequence GTGCCCGCATCCACTTTCCCGACATCGCAGACGACCACGCTCGCGGAAGCCGCGCTGCCGCGGCGCGCGCGCCACGCGCTGGAACGCCTGCTGGTGGACGTGCGCGCCGAAATGGGCCAGCAGCTTCCGCAGCTCCTGCAGGACGCCGAACTCGCGCTGGCCCGCACCGCCCCCGGCAACGACCCCAAGCTGGAGGCCGCGCGCTTTTCCTCGATGCGCAGCCTCGGCGGCGGCGCGGCCGCGGTCACCCGCCGCTTCATGGCGCAGATCGAAGGCTCGCTGGCCCATCTGCAGGCCGCGCGCCGCAAGCACGCCGACCCCAGCGACATGCCGCCGGTGCTGACGCTCAGCCTGCTCGACGAGGAAGCAGTAAGCGACCAGTCGGTGCTGGAGAACATGGCCAACCGGATCGAGGCGCGCAACAGCCTGGGCTTGCAGCTTTTGGGCCAGCGCTTCGGCGTGCTGGCCGGCGCGCCCGCCTTCGACGGCGAAAGCCTGCCGCTGGGCCCGTATGCCCTGTGCAACGCGCTGGCCGACGCCATCGAAGCGCTGGAGCTGTCGCGCTACGCGCGGATGCAGCTGTTCCAGCAGTTCGAGAAGGCGATGACCGCGTTCTACCCGGCGATGGTGGACGCGCTCAACGCGCGGCTGGCGCAGGACGGCATCCTGCCGCACCTGAGCTTCGTGCCGGTGCGGGTGCGCCCCGGCTCGGTCGCGCCGGCCGCGGCGCGGGCGGCGAAAGAAGCCGAAGATCAGCAGGCGCAGGGCGGCCACGGCAGCGCAGGCGCGCCTGGCGGCGCTCCCCAACCCGGTGGTGGCGGTGGCGGCGGCCATGCCGGCTCGGGCCATGCCGCCGGCATGACGGGCGGTCGCGGCATGCAGGCGCCCACCGGCGCCGAATCCTCCAACCGCGGCTGGGCGCCCGGCTCGCCGCAGCAACCCGCGCCGGCGAAACCGGCCAATGCCGGCTTCGCCCTGCTTCAGAACCTGCTGAAACGCCGCCGCGTATTGCTGGCCAAGCTGCGTCCCGGCGGCAACGACGAGCGCGTGCGCGAGCCGCTGCGCCGCGACGAGGTGCTGGACGCGCTGCAGCGCATGCGCAACACCGCCACCAAGGCGGACACCCTGGCCGACTACCGGCAGATCCTGCTGGCGCAGGCGCGGCAAATGCACGGCCACGGCGTCACCCTGGCCGACGCCGACAGCGACAGCTTCGACCTGCTCGCCCTGTTCACCGCCCAGCTGCATCGCGACCTGCGCAAGGCCAGCCCCGGCGAGGCGCTGGTGGAGCGCCTGCGCCTGCCGCTGGCGCAGCTGGCGCTGCGCGACCACCGCTTCTTCACCGACGCCGCGCATCCGGCGCGCCAGATCCTCAGCGCCGTGTCCGTGGCCGGCGCGCACTGGCTGGCCGACGACGACATGGACAGCCAGTGGCTGGGCCTGCTGCAGCGCGCCGTCTCCTCGGTGCAGCAGGACAGCGACGGCGCGTTCGACACCTTCGTCGAAGCCAACCAGACCCTGCAATCCGGCCTGCAGGCGCTAGCCCGCAAGGCGGAGATGACCGAACGCCGGCAGGTGGAAGCCGCGCGCGGGCGCGAAAAGCTGGCGCTGGCGCGGCAGCGCGCCCACGCCGAGATCGAGCGCCTGCTGCACGGCCGCGACCTGCCGCGCTTCCATTCGATCCTGATGGAGCAGGCCTGGGCCGACGTGCTGTCGCTGGTCCACCTGCGCAGCGGCGAGCATTCCGCCGACTGGCAGCAGTTGCTGGACGTCACCGCGCGGATCATCGACGCCAGCACCGCCGACGCGCCACAGGAGGCCGATCCGGAGTTCGTCGCGCAGGTGCGCGGTGCGCTGGAGCAGGTCGGCTACCACGCCGAGGACGCCAACGCGATCGCCCGCCAGCTGGCCCACGGCCGCAGCGAGACCGACGATCTGGCCTCGCGCACCGAGCTGCTGGTGCAGCTGCGCGCGCGCGCGCGGCTGGGCGAAGGCAACGCCGCCACCGCGCCGGCCGCCGAGGCATCGGCCGCGCACGGGCCGGAAGAACGGGCCGCCCGCGAGCAGCTGCGCGCGCTGCAGCGCCCGGTCTGGATCGAACTCGAGGACGACGACCAATCGCTGCGCCGCCGCCTGGCCTGGGTCAGCGCGAATTCGGGGCAGGCGCTGGTGGTCAACCGGCGCGGGCTGCGCGTCGGCAACGACGACCTGGAAGCGCTGGCGCGCAAGCTCGCCGCCGGCCGCATGCGCCTGCTGGACGGCGATCCCACGCCGGCCGAAGCCGCCTGGGACGCGACCATGAACAGCCTGCAGCGAATCGCGATGAGCGAAGGTCCGCTGGACGGGGAGCCCGGCTATGGGGATTGA
- a CDS encoding YicC/YloC family endoribonuclease — protein sequence MIRSMTAFAAGERATEWGVLSGELRAVNHRFLELGLRLPEELRAFESPLRERVAARVSRGKLDLVIRLRAPESDAGLHLDDAMVADLARLNLDLTSKFPGLRTSLTELLQYPGVLRGRDADPEAMQREALALLDAVLDDFTAAREREGGKLAAVIAERADAIAKIAGEVRTLVPLIRAGQRQKLEARLADLAQPADPGRLEQELVIWLQKLDVDEELDRLDSHLVELRRILKGGKEPVGRRLDFLLQEFNREANTLGSKSVDARTSNAAVELKVLIDQIREQIQNIE from the coding sequence ATGATCCGCAGCATGACCGCCTTCGCCGCCGGCGAGCGCGCCACCGAATGGGGCGTCCTCTCCGGCGAGTTGCGCGCGGTGAACCATCGCTTCCTGGAGCTGGGCCTGCGCCTGCCGGAGGAGCTGCGCGCGTTCGAATCGCCGCTGCGCGAACGCGTCGCCGCGCGGGTCTCGCGCGGCAAGCTGGATCTGGTCATCCGCCTGCGCGCGCCGGAGTCCGATGCCGGCCTGCATCTCGACGACGCGATGGTCGCGGACCTGGCGCGGCTCAACCTCGACTTGACCTCGAAGTTCCCCGGCCTGCGCACCAGCCTGACCGAACTGTTGCAGTACCCCGGCGTGCTGCGCGGGCGCGACGCCGACCCCGAAGCGATGCAGCGCGAAGCCCTGGCCCTGCTCGACGCCGTGCTGGACGACTTCACCGCCGCGCGCGAACGCGAGGGCGGCAAGCTGGCGGCGGTGATCGCCGAGCGCGCCGACGCCATCGCGAAGATCGCCGGCGAAGTGCGCACGCTGGTGCCGCTGATCCGCGCCGGCCAGCGCCAGAAACTGGAAGCACGGCTGGCCGACCTGGCCCAGCCTGCCGATCCAGGGAGGCTGGAACAGGAGCTGGTGATCTGGCTGCAGAAGCTCGATGTCGATGAAGAGCTGGATCGCCTCGACAGCCATCTGGTGGAACTGCGCCGCATCCTCAAGGGCGGCAAGGAGCCGGTCGGCCGCCGCCTCGACTTCCTGCTGCAGGAATTCAATCGCGAGGCGAACACGCTGGGCAGCAAGTCGGTCGACGCGCGCACCAGCAACGCGGCGGTGGAGCTGAAGGTGCTGATCGACCAGATCCGCGAGCAGATCCAGAACATCGAGTGA
- a CDS encoding RelA/SpoT family protein, with the protein MTPGDPALALTDTVPDAAVPDYVRSLERAGYYLDEAQRAQLRRAWIAGAAAHEGQTRKSGEPYITHPVAVAQVLAELGLDVETLVAAILHDTIEDTPLTRADVAAQFGETVAELVDGVTKLDKLRFADRQEAAAESFRKMLLAMSRDLRVILIKLADRLHNMRTLGAQSAEARRRIAVETLEIYAPIAQRLGMNLIKAELQDLGFKALHPWRHAVIDKRIRSQPLVRREALGQIEARLAQRLALEKLEHRLVGRVKTPWSVYTKMRGQRRSFDQVMDVFGFRVVVDTVADCYHALGVVHAVYKPLDGRFRDFIAIPKANGYQSLHTVLFGPYGSPIEVQIRTREMDLIAERGVAAHWAYKIGVDGGGNSAQSRAAAWIANLVETQRGTGSSLEFLENVKVDLFPDEVYLFTPKGDILSLPRNSTALDFAYAVHTDVGNHAVTARVDKRLAPLRTKLASGQSVEIITAKSAAPTTQWLEFVATSKARTAIRQQLKQLEHEDAVQLGHYMLDRALGAQGTALDRIPMERLEAYLADNRYTRLEAMLADIALGNRMPSQVALALAQQQSAGGAQRPGAPAPQERILITGNERGVISFAQCCLPIPRDEIMGYHSAGKGIVVHRLECPNVAEYRKSPERWVAIGWDREVSGDFSSAIRIEVENRPGVLAQVAAAIANADSNIDRVEYLERDSNIAVLRFGIDVTDGRHLAEVIRGVRRLHVVQDVQRT; encoded by the coding sequence ATGACGCCCGGCGATCCCGCGCTTGCCCTGACCGACACCGTGCCCGACGCGGCGGTGCCGGACTACGTGCGGTCGCTGGAGCGCGCGGGGTATTACCTCGACGAAGCCCAGCGCGCGCAGCTGCGGCGCGCGTGGATCGCCGGCGCGGCGGCGCATGAGGGGCAGACGCGCAAGTCCGGCGAGCCCTACATCACTCATCCTGTGGCGGTGGCGCAGGTGCTGGCCGAGCTGGGGCTGGACGTGGAGACGCTGGTCGCGGCGATCCTGCACGACACCATCGAGGACACCCCGCTGACCCGCGCCGATGTCGCCGCGCAGTTCGGCGAGACGGTGGCCGAGCTGGTCGACGGCGTCACCAAGCTGGACAAGCTGCGCTTCGCCGACCGCCAGGAAGCGGCGGCGGAGAGCTTCCGCAAGATGCTGCTGGCGATGTCGCGCGACCTGCGCGTCATCCTGATCAAGCTGGCCGACCGCCTGCACAACATGCGCACGCTGGGCGCGCAGTCGGCCGAGGCGCGCCGCCGCATCGCCGTCGAGACGCTGGAGATCTACGCGCCGATCGCGCAGCGGCTGGGCATGAACCTGATCAAGGCCGAGTTGCAGGATCTCGGCTTCAAGGCGCTGCATCCGTGGCGGCACGCGGTGATCGACAAGCGCATCCGCAGCCAGCCGCTGGTGCGGCGCGAGGCGCTGGGGCAGATCGAGGCGCGGCTGGCGCAGCGGCTGGCATTGGAAAAGCTCGAACACCGGCTGGTCGGGCGGGTGAAGACGCCGTGGAGCGTCTACACCAAGATGCGCGGGCAGCGCCGCAGCTTCGATCAGGTCATGGACGTGTTCGGCTTCCGCGTGGTGGTGGACACGGTGGCCGACTGCTACCACGCGCTGGGCGTGGTGCACGCGGTGTACAAGCCGCTGGACGGGCGCTTCCGCGACTTCATCGCGATCCCCAAGGCCAACGGCTACCAGTCGCTGCACACGGTGCTGTTCGGGCCGTACGGCTCGCCGATCGAGGTGCAGATCCGCACCCGCGAGATGGACCTGATCGCCGAGCGCGGCGTGGCCGCGCACTGGGCCTACAAGATCGGCGTGGACGGCGGCGGCAACAGCGCGCAGAGCCGCGCGGCGGCGTGGATCGCCAATCTGGTGGAGACCCAGCGCGGCACCGGTTCGTCGCTGGAATTCCTGGAGAACGTCAAGGTCGACCTGTTCCCGGACGAGGTCTACCTGTTCACGCCCAAGGGCGACATCCTCTCGCTGCCGCGCAATTCCACCGCGCTGGATTTCGCCTACGCGGTGCATACCGACGTCGGCAACCACGCGGTCACCGCGCGCGTGGACAAGCGGCTGGCGCCGCTGCGCACCAAGCTGGCCAGCGGGCAGTCGGTGGAGATCATCACCGCGAAGTCGGCGGCGCCGACCACGCAGTGGCTGGAGTTCGTCGCCACCAGCAAGGCGCGCACCGCGATCCGCCAGCAGCTCAAGCAACTGGAGCACGAGGACGCGGTGCAGCTGGGCCACTACATGCTGGACCGCGCGCTGGGCGCGCAGGGCACCGCCTTGGACCGCATCCCGATGGAGCGGCTGGAGGCGTACCTGGCCGACAACCGCTACACGCGGCTGGAGGCGATGCTGGCCGATATCGCGCTTGGCAACCGCATGCCCTCGCAGGTGGCGCTGGCCTTGGCGCAGCAGCAGAGCGCGGGTGGTGCGCAGCGACCGGGCGCACCTGCGCCGCAGGAGCGCATCCTCATCACCGGCAACGAGCGCGGCGTCATCAGCTTCGCGCAGTGTTGCCTGCCGATTCCGCGCGACGAGATCATGGGCTACCACAGCGCCGGCAAGGGGATCGTGGTGCATCGGCTGGAATGCCCGAACGTGGCCGAGTACCGCAAGTCGCCGGAGCGCTGGGTGGCGATCGGCTGGGATCGCGAGGTGTCCGGCGATTTCAGTTCGGCGATCCGCATCGAGGTGGAGAATCGGCCGGGCGTGCTGGCGCAGGTGGCGGCGGCCATTGCCAATGCGGATTCCAACATCGACCGCGTCGAATACCTGGAGCGCGACAGCAACATCGCGGTGCTGCGCTTCGGCATCGACGTGACCGACGGCCGCCACCTGGCCGAAGTGATCCGCGGCGTGCGCCGGCTGCACGTGGTGCAGGACGTGCAGCGCACGTAG
- a CDS encoding PilZ domain-containing protein, with protein MGIESRRQPRRPVPGMVEVYDTIIEEPVGYLGNLSIGGMLLIANRSLPDDALFQFRFNLPDDLDASQPLEVGAHVLWQDKAGAPGQSWIGMRFLGLSPEAAHRLRVWTAQPEG; from the coding sequence ATGGGGATTGAATCGCGCCGCCAGCCGCGCCGGCCGGTGCCGGGCATGGTGGAGGTGTACGACACCATCATCGAGGAACCGGTGGGCTACCTCGGCAACCTGTCGATCGGCGGCATGCTGCTGATCGCCAACCGCAGCCTGCCGGATGACGCGCTGTTCCAGTTCCGCTTCAACCTGCCGGACGACCTCGACGCGTCGCAGCCGCTGGAAGTCGGCGCGCACGTGCTGTGGCAGGACAAGGCCGGCGCGCCGGGGCAGTCGTGGATCGGCATGCGCTTCCTCGGCCTGTCGCCGGAAGCCGCGCACCGCCTGCGGGTGTGGACGGCCCAGCCGGAAGGCTGA
- a CDS encoding RidA family protein, with protein sequence MPRTAIHTDSAPAAIGPYSQATRAGNTVFFSGQIPLDPATGDLVGAGDVAAQARRAFENLKAVCFAAGGTMDDIVRVGLYLTDLSQFGAVNAVMGEYFAQPYPARSTIEVSALPKGAAFEVDAVMVLG encoded by the coding sequence ATGCCCCGCACCGCCATCCATACCGATTCCGCTCCCGCCGCCATCGGCCCGTACTCGCAGGCTACCCGCGCCGGCAATACGGTGTTCTTCAGCGGCCAGATCCCGCTCGATCCCGCCACCGGCGACCTGGTCGGCGCGGGCGACGTCGCCGCGCAGGCGCGCCGCGCGTTCGAGAACCTGAAGGCGGTGTGCTTCGCTGCCGGCGGCACGATGGACGACATCGTCCGCGTGGGCCTCTACCTCACCGACCTGTCGCAGTTCGGCGCGGTCAACGCGGTGATGGGCGAGTACTTCGCGCAGCCCTATCCGGCGCGTTCCACCATCGAGGTGTCGGCGCTGCCCAAGGGCGCGGCGTTCGAGGTCGATGCGGTGATGGTGCTGGGCTGA
- the hemW gene encoding radical SAM family heme chaperone HemW, producing MLTTPPLSLYVHLPWCVRKCPYCDFNSHERKGELPFDAYVDALIRDLDFDLPLAWGRVVHSVFFGGGTPSLFPSEAIDRFLQQAAARLRFAPDVEITLETNPGTVEHGPFAGYRAAGVNRLSFGVQSFDDGCLQRLGRIHSSGDAVRAVKAAQDAGFDNFNLDLMYALPEQTLAMALDDVERALALHPTHVSHYQLTLEPNTRFAARPPQGIPDEDGAWDMQEACQARLAEAGFAQYEISAYARDGRQCAHNLNYWRFGDYLGIGAGAHGKLTLGAAQQVLRRWKIRHPTLYLEKAGSEAAIGGDETLTDARLPFDFMLNALRLNEGVPMAMFEARTGLPRAAIADRLAVAHERGWLEPDAGWLRPTELGRRFANDVIGLFLD from the coding sequence ATGCTCACGACTCCACCGCTCTCGCTCTACGTCCACCTGCCGTGGTGCGTGCGCAAATGCCCGTACTGCGACTTCAACTCGCACGAGCGCAAGGGCGAGCTGCCGTTCGACGCCTACGTCGACGCGCTGATCCGCGACCTCGATTTCGACCTGCCGCTGGCCTGGGGCCGCGTCGTCCACAGCGTGTTCTTCGGCGGCGGCACGCCCTCGCTGTTCCCGTCCGAGGCGATCGACCGCTTCCTGCAGCAAGCCGCGGCGCGGCTGCGCTTCGCGCCCGACGTCGAGATCACCCTGGAAACCAATCCCGGCACGGTGGAGCACGGCCCGTTCGCCGGTTACCGCGCGGCCGGCGTGAACCGGCTCAGCTTCGGCGTGCAGAGCTTCGACGACGGCTGCCTGCAGCGGCTGGGCCGCATCCATTCCAGCGGCGATGCCGTGCGCGCGGTGAAGGCGGCGCAGGACGCCGGCTTCGACAATTTCAACCTCGACCTGATGTACGCGCTGCCGGAGCAGACGCTGGCGATGGCGCTGGACGACGTCGAACGCGCGCTCGCGCTGCATCCCACCCACGTCAGCCATTACCAGCTCACGCTGGAGCCGAACACGCGCTTCGCCGCGCGCCCGCCGCAGGGCATTCCCGACGAGGACGGCGCCTGGGACATGCAGGAGGCCTGCCAGGCGCGGCTGGCCGAGGCCGGTTTCGCCCAGTACGAGATCAGCGCCTACGCGCGCGACGGCCGGCAGTGCGCGCACAACCTGAACTACTGGCGCTTCGGCGATTACCTCGGCATCGGCGCGGGCGCGCACGGCAAGCTGACCCTGGGCGCCGCGCAGCAAGTGCTGCGGCGCTGGAAGATCCGGCATCCCACCCTGTATCTCGAAAAGGCCGGCAGCGAGGCGGCGATCGGCGGCGACGAAACGCTGACCGACGCGCGGCTGCCGTTCGACTTCATGCTCAACGCGCTGCGCCTGAACGAAGGCGTGCCGATGGCGATGTTCGAGGCGCGCACCGGACTGCCGCGCGCGGCCATCGCCGACCGGCTCGCCGTCGCCCATGAACGCGGCTGGCTCGAACCCGACGCCGGCTGGCTGCGCCCCACCGAACTGGGCCGGCGCTTCGCCAACGACGTGATTGGCCTGTTCCTGGACTGA